The sequence GCCCTCAGCGAAGCTCTGATCGACGAACCCTTCTGGGGGGTGCGGGTCGAAGTGGCTGAACAGTTGGCCTCGGTTAAGCTCGATCAAGCCGTAGAGGGGTTGCTCAACGGTCTCCAAGACCCGGAAGCTCGCGTCCGCCGCGCCGTGGTGGAATCCCTGGGCGACATTAAGACTGCTGAGAGCTATAAAGCGCTCAAGAGTATCGCTGAACAAGGCGACCCCAGCTACTACGTCGAAGCCGCCGCCATTCGCTCTTTGGGCAAAGTTGGAGTCGCCGACCTCAACGGCAAAACGAAAGAAAAGAAAACCCTGAAGCTGCTGGAGAGCATTCTCAAGGAACGCCAGGGCTGGAATGAGACGGTGAGATCGGGGGCGATCGCTGCCCTTAGCCAGTTCAAATCCTCCAAAGCCGCGCTCGATCTATTGTTTCAGTACACCGAACCCGGCACCCCTCAGGCTCTGCGTTTGGCGGCGATCCGTTCCCTGGGATCAATCTCCAAAGGTCAGAGCAAACCGAACGTAGAGCGAATTTTGGATCGGCTAGAGACCATCGCTAGCGAGCCCTTCTTCCTCACTCAGGTGTCGGCGGTGGCTGGCCTGAGCGGTATTGAGACCGGGCGGGCGATCGGTATTTTGCAATCGCTGGCGGAGCATACCCCCGATGGCCGCGTGCGCCGCCGTGCCCAAGAGGCCGTGCAGCAGGTACAAAAGGCGATCGGCAAAGACAAAGCGGTGGAAAAACTGCGTCAGGAGCTAGACGATCTGAAGAAATCTAACCAGGAACTCAAGAGCCGCCTCGAAACCCTGGAGGCGAAAGCAAAATAGGCCAGATTATTCAACGGACTCATTGCCGAGACTAATCTACCTCACCCTGGAGGCACTCCTTCAAGACTCCTGGTATAAATATGTCTCGGCTGAATTACCCTCGTAGATCCCCCCCATTCCCTACCCTGCGGGAAGCCGCAAGCGTTTATGAAAAGGGGGCATTGGATTCTGATCATGGGAAAACTTCCCCCTTTTCTCCAGGGAAGCTTGATTAAGCAAATCCGATCGGTCGAACTTAGGTGATATCTAAATTTCAGGAATGTTATTTAGTACAGGAGAAATAGGTGTTTCTTCACTGGTTTCTTTTTTGACGATAGCGATCGTTCCGGCAGACTCCATTACAATGGCTTCGACATGTTCTAAAGCACCAATTTTATTTTCACGCACGACTGCCAATAACTGCGATTGTGTTACCCGTTGTTCTTTCATAGCTTTGCGTAAAAACTGCCCTCGAAAGTAAAGTAATGAGGGATCTGCTGTAATTAATTTATCAAATTTGGATGACCGGACAATGAACCAAGAAACCAAATATTGCAAGAAAATTAGTGTAAAAAAGGCTGTGACACTTTCAGCCAATGATACGCCTTTTGCGGTAATTAATCGCCCAAAGGTAGAGCCGATCGCGATCGTAATCACAAAGTCAAAGGCATTCAACTGAGCTAATGTGCGCTTGCCTGATATCCGCAGCAAAATCAGCAAGCTAAAATAGGCTAAGGTGCCAATCACAACTATGCGAACTAGGGGCTCAATTCCCCCATAAAAGAAGACAACGTCATCCATGGTCAGTAGCGCTACTTTATTAATATGGCTGAATTGTGGAAATTGTGGAGTAGATCTCTAAAGACTGGCAAAGCCTAGACTGTGCTGTGGGGCCATTTAAAGCTGTTGTGTTCCACCATCCCTAAGAGCAACTTGCGACGATGGGTGAGGTCATTGAGCGATCGCGCAAACTCTTCATCACTAACCACTGGAATTCCAGCTTGGCGCAGAGATAAAAGATCAGGAGCGGGCGGTACATGATCGGCAGGATAAATAGAAGCAGATTCTAGCGTCATGAGGTAGCTATGGACCGTTGATCGCGCAGATTTTAGTAAGGCAGGAGCCGGACGATAGGGCTCTTGCAGCCCATATTTTAAAGTAAGTCACAATCTCCCAACCTCCACGACTGGGATACATATCGCCATTACCCACTGTTGAAATGGTGTAGGCAACAAAATAGATCCGATCAATTAGAGTGGTTGGCTGTGGTTCTGGTGTACGGTCATAAACCAGCGATGTTGGATCAGCACTGAACATGAGTAACCATCCCATCCAAAGCAAACCTATCCAGGTAAGCACCGTTACTGTTTGGGTCAACGGCCCTGCTAAGCTGAGCCAATAATTGCGCTTGGTGCGGACCAAATTTCTCATCACCCACCAAATCCCATTAGTAATTTGACCAGTCACTGGACCTGCACCGCCATCTACCCATAGGGCTGTCCACAGCGCATCAAGAAGTGACAACAGTCCTAAGATCAGCCCGAGAATAAACAGTGGAACGTTCACCGCAACCCTGTGAATAACTTAATATATGTGCGCTTGCATCTTTGCCTGTAGAGTAATTTGCCGAATCTAGCTAAAGGCATAAACTTGAAACGTCCGAGCCTTTGGATGTACTAATTTCATGATTCATGGTGCTAGATGCAGCGGAGATTTTTGGCTTAAGGAGATTTCCAGAAAAGAAGATCCCTGCTTTACTCCGCGACTGTAGCCACCGTAGGGTGGGCACTGTCCACCACAAGGGAGAAAGTTTTCCAGATGTCGCATATGTCGAACTAAAAAGCTCCAAGCCACGTTGGCGATTGCCGCTATTTATTGGGCTTGCACCAAGATAAATTAACTAATTCTCTTAAGGGTTTTTCTGAAAATGCCGTTTATTTGGTGTTGCTGAATTGAATCACAAATTTGGGTAAGGACAAACGGTCGTTTGCTCCTGCGCTTGATCGTTATATAGTGGCTTCTCAGGTAGGCCTTGCCCCAAAAATCTAGCGACTGATATCTCTAAGTGCAAAAAAGCTGAAGAAATCGGCAGAAACCGGGGGCTGCTTCTATGGTGAAGGGGACAACAGCAGGAGCGATCGCACCCCCATGCCCCTATCCACCACCATCAACTGGGCCACACTACAAAACGGCTCTGACATTCGCGGCGTTGCCCTCGCGGGTGTCCCTGGCGAACCGGTCAACCTCACCCCGGCGGTGGTCACTACTTTGGGCCAAGCCTTTGCCACCTGGCTATCCGCAGAGTTGGGTCTGCCCACGACTGAGTTGACCATTGCGATCGGGCGCGACAGTCGCCTCTCTGGACCGGAGCTGATGGGAGCGGCGATCGCCGGCATGACCTCCCTGGGCTGTCGGGTGTTAGATGTGGCCATGGCCTCGACCCCGGCCATGTTTATGAGCACGGTGCTGCCCGAGTTTGCCTGCCACGGCGCGATTATGATGACCGCCAGCCACCTGCCCTTCAACCGTAACGGGCTGAAGTTTTTTACCCGCCAGGGCGGCCTCGGCAAAGCGGACATATCGCGCATTCTAGAATTGGCAGAGCAGGGCAGTTTTGCCCCTGCGACAGCCCCCGGCTCAGTAGAAAGCCGCGATTTAATCGGGGCCTACGCCGCTGGTCTGGTGCAGCAGATTCGCCAGTCGGTCAACCACCCCGAGAATTTTGACCAACCCTTGCAAGGGCTCAACATTATTGTCGATGCGGGCAACGGTGCGGGCGGCTTTTTCGCTGCTCAGGTGCTTGAACCGCTGGGGGCCGACACCACCGGCAGCCAGTTTCTCGACCCCGATGGCACCTTCCCCAACCACGTACCCAACCCCGAAAATGAGGCGGCGATGGCCTCGATCTGCCAGGCCGTAGTTGCCCAGGGGGCTGACTTTGGCCTGATTTTCGACACCGATGTCGATCGCAGCGCCGCAGTCGATGCCGACGGGCGCGAACTCAACCGCAACCGCCTGATCGCGCTGATTGCTGCGATCGTGCTGCACGAGCACCCTGGCACCACCATCGTCACCGACTCCACCACCTCCGACGGGCTGACTCAGTTTATTGAAGGCGACCTGGGGGGCATTCACCATCGCTTTCGGCGGGGCTACAAAAATGTGATTAACGAAGCCATTCGGCTCAATGAAGCGGGGCAGCCCAGCTGGCTTGCGATCGAAGCCTCGGGCCACGGGGCGATGAAAGAAAACTACTTTTTAGACGACGGGGCCTACCTCGCTAGCAAGCTGTTGGTCGAACTGGCCAAAACTCGCCTGAGCGGCCAGCGGCTTACCAATCTGCTTGCCCCCCTGCAAGACCCCCACGACAGCCAGGAGTATCGACTGAAGATTTTGGCCCCCGAGGCCCAGGTCTACGGTGCTGAAGTGATGACCCAGATGAAAGACTTTGTCGCCACTCAGGCCGATTGGGCGATCGTGCCCAACACCTACGAAGGGGTGCGCGTGGCCTGTCAGTCGCCCGCCGAGAACGGCTGGTTTATGGTGCGGATGTCGCTGCACGACCCGGTGTTACCCCTAAATATAGAGTCAACTGTGCCGGGAGGTGTGGCTAAAATAGCTGAACGTCTTCAGACCTTTTTCTCGTCCCTGGCTGAGTTAGATATTACGGCGTTAGAACAGTAAACCCATGGCCTATTTATCTCAGCTGCCCAAGTGGGCGATCGCAGCCCTAGCCTTTCCGCTCATCTGTCTCAATGGCTGGCTACTCTATCGCCTGGGGGGAGTATTACAACCCATTCCCAGTATTGTGATCACCGCCAGCCTGATCGCCTTTCTACTCGACTACCCAATCGACTGGTTAGAGAACCGTGGCCTGGCTCGTGGCCTAGCGGTGGCCCTGGTGGTGCTGTTAGCCGTTGTAGGCACTACTATTTTGGTCGTCTTTTTGGGGCCGCAGGTGTGGCAGCAGCTCAACGACCTGGCCGAACGGCTGCCAGGATGGATCGATCGAGCCAAAACCCAGCTGCTACTGCTTGAAGAGCGGACATTCTTTCAAACTCTGCCTGTCAACCTCGATCAGCTCACAGTACAAGCGGCCAACCAACTCACCAACGCGCTACAAGCCACCACCAGTCAGGCGATTAGCGTTACCCTTAGCACCCTCGACAGCGTTCTCAACCTGCTGATCACCGTTGTCTTGGCCATTCTGCTGGTGATCAACGGCGATTCGCTCTGGGAAGGTCTGCTCAGCTGGTTTTCGGCCCCCTGGCAAGCGCAAATTCGCAACGCACTGCGGCCCAGCTTTCAGGGCTATTTCTCGGGGCAGGCTACCCTGGCGTTGATTTTGGCAGTGGCCCAGTCAACGGCTCTAATTTTGCTTAAGGTGCCCTTTGGCCTGCTGTTTGGCTTAGTCATTGGCCTGGTTAGCATCGTTCCCTTTGGGGGTACGGCAGCGGTGGTGGGGGTGAGCACGCTGCTGGCCTTTCAAGATGTTTGGCTAGGCCTCAAGGTACTGGGTGTAGCGGTCGTGCTA is a genomic window of Nodosilinea sp. E11 containing:
- a CDS encoding DUF421 domain-containing protein, with the protein product MDDVVFFYGGIEPLVRIVVIGTLAYFSLLILLRISGKRTLAQLNAFDFVITIAIGSTFGRLITAKGVSLAESVTAFFTLIFLQYLVSWFIVRSSKFDKLITADPSLLYFRGQFLRKAMKEQRVTQSQLLAVVRENKIGALEHVEAIVMESAGTIAIVKKETSEETPISPVLNNIPEI
- a CDS encoding ion channel, which produces MNVPLFILGLILGLLSLLDALWTALWVDGGAGPVTGQITNGIWWVMRNLVRTKRNYWLSLAGPLTQTVTVLTWIGLLWMGWLLMFSADPTSLVYDRTPEPQPTTLIDRIYFVAYTISTVGNGDMYPSRGGWEIVTYFKIWAARALSSGSCLTKICAINGP
- a CDS encoding phosphomannomutase/phosphoglucomutase, producing MPLSTTINWATLQNGSDIRGVALAGVPGEPVNLTPAVVTTLGQAFATWLSAELGLPTTELTIAIGRDSRLSGPELMGAAIAGMTSLGCRVLDVAMASTPAMFMSTVLPEFACHGAIMMTASHLPFNRNGLKFFTRQGGLGKADISRILELAEQGSFAPATAPGSVESRDLIGAYAAGLVQQIRQSVNHPENFDQPLQGLNIIVDAGNGAGGFFAAQVLEPLGADTTGSQFLDPDGTFPNHVPNPENEAAMASICQAVVAQGADFGLIFDTDVDRSAAVDADGRELNRNRLIALIAAIVLHEHPGTTIVTDSTTSDGLTQFIEGDLGGIHHRFRRGYKNVINEAIRLNEAGQPSWLAIEASGHGAMKENYFLDDGAYLASKLLVELAKTRLSGQRLTNLLAPLQDPHDSQEYRLKILAPEAQVYGAEVMTQMKDFVATQADWAIVPNTYEGVRVACQSPAENGWFMVRMSLHDPVLPLNIESTVPGGVAKIAERLQTFFSSLAELDITALEQ
- a CDS encoding AI-2E family transporter is translated as MAYLSQLPKWAIAALAFPLICLNGWLLYRLGGVLQPIPSIVITASLIAFLLDYPIDWLENRGLARGLAVALVVLLAVVGTTILVVFLGPQVWQQLNDLAERLPGWIDRAKTQLLLLEERTFFQTLPVNLDQLTVQAANQLTNALQATTSQAISVTLSTLDSVLNLLITVVLAILLVINGDSLWEGLLSWFSAPWQAQIRNALRPSFQGYFSGQATLALILAVAQSTALILLKVPFGLLFGLVIGLVSIVPFGGTAAVVGVSTLLAFQDVWLGLKVLGVAVVLGQINDNLVAPRLMGGITGLNPAVIIVALLTGAKFAGFLGLLLAVPTASFIKKIVDAVRDPAREPEIETIPSKSSVLEPKTL